ACAGATCGGAGCCAACAGACGTGCCGAGGAGAGAGTACGTGAGGTGGTAGAAGGACTCGACGTCTCCGTAGACGAGGCGTTCGACGCCGTGATCGAGTACTCGCGCCGCAGGACGGTATCGGAGATAGAGTCGATAGACGACGGCGACTACGTCGCCGAGGACGTCTTGGAAGGCGACGGTGTCACCGACGACGACATACGTATACGTGCGACGGTCACAGTAGACGGAGACAGGATCGAGGTCGACTTCTCAGGGACAGATCCACAGACACGTGGAAACGTCAACGCGCCTCTGTCAGTGGCGAAAAGTGCGGTCTACTACGTCGTGAGATCTGTCACAGACCCCGACATACCCCCGAACCACGGCTGTTACGAGCCCGTCAGAGTCGAGGCTCCGAAAGGCTGTCTCCTTAATCCCGAGCCTCCCGCAGGAGTAGTCGGAGGCAACGTCGAGACTAGCCAGCGTATCACAGACGTCGTATTCGACGCTTTCGGAGACGTGGTCGACGTCCCCGCACAGGGTCAGGGAAGTATGAACAGCCTTATAATAGGGTCGTCGTCCCCCGATTCGGAGTTCACCTACTACGAGACTATCGCGGGAGGATCGGGTGGACGTCCCGAGACCGACGGCATGGACGGTGTCCACGTCGGGATGACGAACACACTCAACACTCCGGTCGAGTCGCTCGAAAACGAGTATCCCCTGCGTGTCGAGGAGTACTCGCTCAGGGACGGAAGCGGCGGAGAGGGAAGACACAGGGGAGGACTGGGTATCGTGAGATCACTACGTCTCGAAGCCGACTCGACTGTCTCGGTGATAACTGACAGACGACGACACGCTCCGAGAGGTAGGAACGGCGGAGGGGACGGTGCTCTTGGCAGGAACCTCATTGACGGGGAGGAGGTCGGAGCGAAGACGACAGTCGAAGCCGAAGAAGGAACCGTCGTGACTGTCAAGACCCCGGGAGGCGGTGGCTACGGAGACCCGGACGACGCCTCTGAGTAGACACTCCGTATCGCGTCGGCTGACGTAAGCCTTATACCTTCTGCACTACTCTGTACATTAGAAGACAAACTTGTACACGAGGGAACATACATGGAGGAATACATAGAGAAGACGGTCGACGGCGAGGATCTGAGCTTAGAGGAGGCTAAGGAAGCCGCCGACGCAGTCTTCGAGGACGCGACCGACGCACAGATCGGAGCACTCTTAGCGGGACTCAGAGCGAAGGGCGAGACAGAGGAGGAGATAGCGGGCTTCGCGATGGGGATGAGGGACGCTGCCGAGACTATATCGCCCGACGCCGAGCCCCTGATAGACACGTGCGGAACCGGGGGCGACGACTACGACACTATAAATGTCTCTACGGCGACGTCAGTAGTAGCGGCGTCGGCGGGTGTCGCAGTCGCCAAACACGGTAACTACTCTGTCTCGTCGAACAGCGGAAGTGCGGATGTCTTCGACGAACTCGGTGTCGAGATAGAAGCCGATCCCGATGAGGTCGAGAGGTCGATAGAGGAGGTCGGCATAGGATTCATGCTCGCACCCGTCTTCCATCCCGCGATGGGACGTGTGATAGGACCCAGGAAGGAGCTCGGGATGAGGACGGTCTTCAACATACTCGGTCCTCTCACGAATCCTGCGGGGGCAGACGCACAGGTCGTGGGTGTCTACGACGAGGATCTCGTCGAGAAGATTGCGCGCGTCCTGAGCCTGATGGAGGTCGAGGACGCGGTAGTCGTCCATGGCTCGGGACTCGACGAGATCTGTCTCCACGGCGAGACGACCGTAGCAGAGACCCACGGCGACGACGTCGAGGAGTACACGCTCACCCCCGAGGATATGGGACTCGAAAGGGCTCCGATAGACAAGGTCGCGGGAGGCGATCCAGAGGAGAACGCACGTGACCTAAGACGTATCTTCTCGGGAGAGGAGGACGGTGCGAAACGCGACATAGTCTTAGCCAACTCGGGTGCGGCACTCTATGTCGCTGGAGTCGCGGAATCGTTCGAGGAGGGTGTCGAGATAGCCGAGAATAGGGTCGACGAAGGAAAGCCCCTCGAAAAGCTCCACGACTTCTCGGAGATCCAGTAATGGTACGTGTCAAGATCTGTGGAGTGACCGACTCCGACGGTCTCGGAAAGGTCGTAAGATCGGGAGCCGACGCAGTCGGATTTATCACTCAGGTTCCCGTCGATACGCCGCGTAACCTCTCTGTCGAGGAGGTCTCCCACCTCGTCTCAGAGACGCCGCCCTTCGTGACCACCGTCGCTGTCGTGATGCCTGACACCGCCGACGAAGCAGTCGAGTTAGCCGAGTCGTCGGGAGCCGACGTCCTACAGGTACACAGCCACTTAGAGCCCGACGAAGTCGAGTACCTGAGCCGAGAGACAGACGCAGGTGTCGTCAAGAGGGTGGAGCCGAATCCCGACCACGCGACGAAGTACTCCGAGACAGCCGACGCTCTGATAGTGGACTCGACAGACGAAGACGGCGCGGGGGGAACCGGAGAGACGCACGACTGGTCGAGAACCTCGGAGGTCGTACGTGAGGTCGACGTCCCCGTAGTCCTAGCCGGCGGTCTCAGACCCGGCAACGTCAAGGAGGCAGTCGAAGCCGTCGAGCCCTACGCAGTCGACGTCGCCTCGGGAGTCGAGTCGTCGGACGGCGGTAAGGACGCCCAGCTCGTCGAGAGATTCGTCGCCGAGTCACGGAGTCAGACGGAGGTGGAGACACGTGTCTGAGTTCTTCGACGTCTCTGAGGACGAGTACGTCGAGAGGATCGAGTCAGGCGCCGACGTCGTGAAGCTGTCGGCGGAGGTCGAGACCGACGCGAAGCCCTTGGAGGTCTACTCCGCCCTGAGGGGCGACTACTCTTTCCTCCTCGAAAGCGCCGACAAGAACATATCAGCTCTGAGACAGGTCTCCGACGACAACGCCGGAGCCGACACGGGGGCGAGGTACTCGTTCGTGGGGTTTGACCCCGTCGCTGTCGTACGTATAGACGGCAGGTCGGTAGAGGTCGAGAGTCTGTCTGACGTCTCCGATCCGATAACTCCTGACACCGACGTAGTCGAAGACGGCGAGGTGAAGGAGGGTCACGATTCCTTGGACGCGCTAAGGGCGGTCGCTCCCGACATCGAGACTGCGGGCTTCGACGGCGACGATAGACAGGCTTTCGAGGGCGGTCTGATGGGGTACCTCGCCTACGACGTCGTAGACGAAGTCTGGATAGACGGACGTGACAAGGAGTCGTCGACACCCGACGCCGAGTTCGTCGTCTCGACACACAACGTCGTCTTCGACCACGCCGAGGATCAGGTCTCGATAGTCTTCACACCTCTACCTCTCGACACCGACTCGCCGCGACAGAGTTACAGACGTGAGGCGGAGAAGGCACGCGAGGCTGTGGAGGAGATCGAGAGTTACGAGCCGCGTTCTCCTCAGGGATTCGAGGTACTCGACTCACGTTCGGGCGACAGGGACGTCTTCGAAGAGGCGGTCGAGGAGACACGTGAACATATACTCGACGGCGACATCTACCAGGCTGTCGTGTCACGTCGGCGCGAGATCGACGTGAGGGGCGACATACGTGACTTCTACTCTAAGCTCCGCGAGATAAATCCGTCTCCGTATATGTACCTCGTCGAGTTCGACGGAAGAGGGGTCGTGGGATCGAGTCCTGAGACCCTCCTGAGTGTCCACGGCGACCGTGTCAAGACGAATCCGATAGCAGGAACGTGTCCGAGAGGCGAGACAGCCGTCGAGGACAGGAGGCTCGCGGGTGAGATGCTCTCCGACGAGAAGGAGCTATCCGAACACGTCATGCTCGTCGACCTCGGAAGGAACGATGTCAGACGTGTCTCCGAGTCGGGAAGCATAGACGTAGAGGAGTTCATGAGCGTAGTCCAGTACTCCCATGTCCAGCACATAGAGTCGACGGTCGCGGGCGATCTACGTGACGAGAAGGACGCCTTCGACGCCACGAGGTCGATCTTCCCCGCGGGGACGCTGTCGGGGGCTCCGAAGATACGTGCGATGGAGATAATCGATAGACTGGAGACTTCTCCGAGAGACGTCTACGGAGGAGGTGTCGGATACTACTCGTGGACAGGAGACGCCGACCTCGCGATAGCGATACGTACGGCGACCTTCGAGGAGAGCGAGAAAGACACGAAGACGATGACAGTACAGGCAGGCGCGGGTATAGTCGCCGACTCCGACCCCGAGAGCGAGTACGACGAGACCGAGGGCAAGATGGACGCCCTCCTCACCGCACTCGACGACCTGTCGGTGTCTGGGAGCCGAGATAAGACCGAAACACAGGAGGTGGAGAGATGAGAGTCCTCCTAGTAGACAACTTCGACTCGTTCACGTGGAACCTCGTCGACTACGTCTCGGTAGTACTCGATGACTACGACGAGAGCGACGTCTTAGTCGAGAAGAACACCGTCACGGTCGAGGAGGTCGAAGAGATCGACCCCGACGCGGTAATCATATCGCCGGGCCCGGGACATCCCGCGAAGGAACGTGACATAGGAAACACTGTAGAGATCATACACGAGTT
This sequence is a window from Candidatus Afararchaeum irisae. Protein-coding genes within it:
- the trpD gene encoding anthranilate phosphoribosyltransferase; this translates as MEEYIEKTVDGEDLSLEEAKEAADAVFEDATDAQIGALLAGLRAKGETEEEIAGFAMGMRDAAETISPDAEPLIDTCGTGGDDYDTINVSTATSVVAASAGVAVAKHGNYSVSSNSGSADVFDELGVEIEADPDEVERSIEEVGIGFMLAPVFHPAMGRVIGPRKELGMRTVFNILGPLTNPAGADAQVVGVYDEDLVEKIARVLSLMEVEDAVVVHGSGLDEICLHGETTVAETHGDDVEEYTLTPEDMGLERAPIDKVAGGDPEENARDLRRIFSGEEDGAKRDIVLANSGAALYVAGVAESFEEGVEIAENRVDEGKPLEKLHDFSEIQ
- the trpE gene encoding anthranilate synthase component I, translating into MSEFFDVSEDEYVERIESGADVVKLSAEVETDAKPLEVYSALRGDYSFLLESADKNISALRQVSDDNAGADTGARYSFVGFDPVAVVRIDGRSVEVESLSDVSDPITPDTDVVEDGEVKEGHDSLDALRAVAPDIETAGFDGDDRQAFEGGLMGYLAYDVVDEVWIDGRDKESSTPDAEFVVSTHNVVFDHAEDQVSIVFTPLPLDTDSPRQSYRREAEKAREAVEEIESYEPRSPQGFEVLDSRSGDRDVFEEAVEETREHILDGDIYQAVVSRRREIDVRGDIRDFYSKLREINPSPYMYLVEFDGRGVVGSSPETLLSVHGDRVKTNPIAGTCPRGETAVEDRRLAGEMLSDEKELSEHVMLVDLGRNDVRRVSESGSIDVEEFMSVVQYSHVQHIESTVAGDLRDEKDAFDATRSIFPAGTLSGAPKIRAMEIIDRLETSPRDVYGGGVGYYSWTGDADLAIAIRTATFEESEKDTKTMTVQAGAGIVADSDPESEYDETEGKMDALLTALDDLSVSGSRDKTETQEVER
- a CDS encoding hydantoinase B/oxoprolinase family protein, whose protein sequence is MLDPVETEILRNRLEAVADEMGDVLIRSSYSPNIKERHDCSTAVFDTDGRMVAQAEHIPVHLGAMPEAVDAVLEMKPSPGDVFALNDPYAGGTHLPDITLVSPVTVTSDDEDEIIGYAVSRAHHADVGGSTPGSMPAGATEIYEEGLRIPPVRLVSEGETNTDVLDLILSNVRNPDERESDLRAQIGANRRAEERVREVVEGLDVSVDEAFDAVIEYSRRRTVSEIESIDDGDYVAEDVLEGDGVTDDDIRIRATVTVDGDRIEVDFSGTDPQTRGNVNAPLSVAKSAVYYVVRSVTDPDIPPNHGCYEPVRVEAPKGCLLNPEPPAGVVGGNVETSQRITDVVFDAFGDVVDVPAQGQGSMNSLIIGSSSPDSEFTYYETIAGGSGGRPETDGMDGVHVGMTNTLNTPVESLENEYPLRVEEYSLRDGSGGEGRHRGGLGIVRSLRLEADSTVSVITDRRRHAPRGRNGGGDGALGRNLIDGEEVGAKTTVEAEEGTVVTVKTPGGGGYGDPDDASE
- a CDS encoding phosphoribosylanthranilate isomerase, which codes for MVRVKICGVTDSDGLGKVVRSGADAVGFITQVPVDTPRNLSVEEVSHLVSETPPFVTTVAVVMPDTADEAVELAESSGADVLQVHSHLEPDEVEYLSRETDAGVVKRVEPNPDHATKYSETADALIVDSTDEDGAGGTGETHDWSRTSEVVREVDVPVVLAGGLRPGNVKEAVEAVEPYAVDVASGVESSDGGKDAQLVERFVAESRSQTEVETRV